GTTACGGAGATTTCGAGCTGGTCCGCTCGACGATGAAGGCGGGAGGGCTGGATTATATTTTGAAGCCCGTCGATCCGGCCGATCTGGAAGCGGCGGTGGCGAAGGCGGTTACAGCGATCCGGGAGCAGCGCGAGCGGAGGGTGCGGGAGCAGGACCGCAACATCGAAGTGAACCAGATCAAGCCGGTATACTGGGAGAAGACGTTCTCCAGTCTCGTCGCCGAGCCGTCGGCGTACCGGAACGTCGCTTCCCGGCTTCGGGAGGAGTTCGGCTTGACGCCGGACGTCGGAGCCGCCCGAATCGCCGTCCTGACGCTGCGGCCGACGCCTCGCGGCATCAGGGAACGGTTCGCCGGCCACCGCGATCTGCTGTTTTTCGCGCTGGGCAACATCTCGAACGAGATGCTGCGGCAGCGGGGAATCGGCTATGCGTTCCGGCATTGGAACCGCGAGGACGAGCTGCTGCTGCTGTTCTGGAGAGAGGCCGATTCGGCGGCGGAGCGGCTGCGGTCGCTTCAGCGCGCGCTCCGTTCCGCGCTCAAGGGGCAATTCGACATCGGGGTGAGCGGCGAAGGCGTGCCATTCCCGGACGGCCTCCCGGAAGCTTACCGGCAGGCCTCGCTGGCGCTTCGGCGCCGCAATCTGCTGGCTCCGGGGGACCGGGTTCATCTGTACGAGCCCGGACTGGAGACGCCGGAGCGGATCGGACCGGGGCTGTCGGATTACGAGGAGCCGCTGCGGGTGGCGCTGTTCAGCGGAGGCGGGGAGCCGCTCGCCCGTGTCGTCGACGATTGGTTCGAAGCGGCCGGCAAGCTGACGCGCGTCACGCCGGACACGATGGACCGATGGCGGGACGAGCTGCGGCTCGTGCTGTCGCAGTGGGCGGCCGAAGCTCCCGACTGGCTGTCCGCCGTCGACGACCACGGGCGGCTGTCGCTTTCGGCGTGGCGCGACGAGCTGCAGGCGGCGCTCTCCCGCGCCGCCCGCCGGCTGACGGAG
Above is a window of Paenibacillus thermoaerophilus DNA encoding:
- a CDS encoding response regulator, with the protein product MIALIVDDEAHVREAIRLLVDWKRHGVETVLEASSGEEAIRLIGEHRPALVFSDMRMPGIGGPELLAWIAAHAPDIKTIAVSGYGDFELVRSTMKAGGLDYILKPVDPADLEAAVAKAVTAIREQRERRVREQDRNIEVNQIKPVYWEKTFSSLVAEPSAYRNVASRLREEFGLTPDVGAARIAVLTLRPTPRGIRERFAGHRDLLFFALGNISNEMLRQRGIGYAFRHWNREDELLLLFWREADSAAERLRSLQRALRSALKGQFDIGVSGEGVPFPDGLPEAYRQASLALRRRNLLAPGDRVHLYEPGLETPERIGPGLSDYEEPLRVALFSGGGEPLARVVDDWFEAAGKLTRVTPDTMDRWRDELRLVLSQWAAEAPDWLSAVDDHGRLSLSAWRDELQAALSRAARRLTEEQPQDRNLSQDIARYIGQNYQRELSLQDIADHFRLSREYVSRRFKQDTGENVSDFITRVRMEKAELLLANPNLRVAQVAQMVGFQDEKYFSKVFKKAYGLSPNEYRREKLLGAP